A genomic segment from Clostridia bacterium encodes:
- a CDS encoding secretin and TonB N-terminal domain-containing protein: protein MRSGNVAAFIILVAVLLGSSSMSPTGIACAAPTSAPLGSPESGVAEGSGEHADASITATFFDTDIREAIAELALQADVNIAVDPSVTGTVSLDLIDVPVERALRLVLAGGGYAFRRVDDFYIVGLADPRNRVFGDLAEAEVYVFKSISASTARFLTPTAYEPFVKFDSERDIAVISAPRETINRLVALFDKIDADRPQIRVKALVTEVRSEVVREWGIDSFQWELEHGQAVKPDWTALLSLASGSIGLDTDVFGRIAAKIRALERDDRARVNADPVIIISDGKTGSLFVGDRYNLVIGSETTTTPRVEKIEAGTELKVTPRVRGQQIELELSQKVSYFTDKSTFGPVVRAAEFSSVVRITPGQTLLIAGLSGKDLLDRETKTPVLGDIPLIRLLFKRAEKQQVENELLVFITAEVVK from the coding sequence TTGCGCAGTGGCAACGTAGCCGCATTCATCATTCTCGTGGCAGTTCTACTTGGGTCTTCGTCAATGTCGCCAACGGGCATTGCTTGCGCTGCACCTACATCCGCGCCCCTTGGCTCGCCGGAATCCGGGGTGGCCGAAGGCTCGGGGGAGCATGCGGATGCAAGCATCACTGCCACGTTTTTCGACACCGACATCCGCGAGGCCATAGCCGAGCTGGCGCTGCAGGCTGACGTGAACATTGCAGTGGATCCGAGCGTCACCGGCACTGTAAGCCTCGATCTCATCGATGTTCCGGTTGAGCGTGCACTTCGCTTGGTGCTCGCTGGAGGAGGCTACGCATTCCGGCGCGTGGATGACTTCTACATTGTCGGCCTTGCCGATCCGAGAAACAGAGTCTTCGGGGACCTCGCTGAGGCGGAGGTGTACGTCTTCAAGAGCATAAGCGCCTCTACTGCCAGGTTCCTTACACCCACTGCTTATGAGCCATTCGTGAAATTCGACTCCGAACGCGATATCGCAGTGATATCAGCGCCGAGAGAGACCATCAACAGGCTTGTGGCGTTGTTCGACAAGATCGACGCTGACCGCCCTCAGATCAGGGTCAAGGCGCTGGTCACCGAGGTCAGGAGTGAGGTCGTTCGGGAGTGGGGCATCGATAGCTTCCAGTGGGAGCTCGAGCATGGGCAGGCCGTGAAACCGGACTGGACCGCCCTGCTGAGCCTGGCATCGGGATCGATCGGCCTCGACACTGATGTGTTCGGAAGGATCGCTGCAAAGATCCGGGCGCTTGAGCGCGATGACAGGGCGCGTGTGAACGCCGATCCTGTGATCATCATCTCCGATGGGAAGACGGGCTCGCTCTTCGTGGGCGACAGGTACAACCTAGTGATCGGTTCGGAAACAACCACAACGCCGCGCGTGGAGAAGATCGAGGCCGGAACTGAGCTGAAGGTGACGCCCCGGGTCAGGGGCCAGCAGATAGAGCTGGAGCTATCCCAGAAGGTGAGTTACTTCACCGACAAGTCCACATTCGGCCCTGTGGTGCGGGCGGCGGAGTTCAGCTCGGTTGTGCGGATCACTCCCGGACAAACCCTGCTCATAGCTGGGCTTTCCGGCAAGGACCTTTTGGACCGAGAGACCAAGACGCCCGTGCTCGGGGATATCCCTCTGATCCGTCTCCTGTTCAAGAGGGCTGAGAAGCAGCAGGTGGAGAATGAGCTTCTCGTCTTCATCACGGCTGAGGTTGTGAAATAG
- a CDS encoding glycoside hydrolase family 13 protein: MDLHSVMHLPHDPMAYPIGQDEIELVLRAGRGDLSRVTLAFTDRYSPRRRPARISMAILGHDSLFEYWTARMRLKYGRFQYYFILDDGNKAVHYGEGGFAQEVPKHQPWAWCFHYPYVWWHPEIDNPPAWARDAVVYQIFVDRFADGDRSNNPPGAAPWGARPTPHSFAGGDLSGIQSRLQYISSLGVSCLYLTPVFLAPSNHKYDTTDYFAIDPAFGDENAAFDLVRACHERGIRVMLDAVFNHCGWDFFAFKDVRENGERSPYASWFNIHEFPVRSGPKGNYETFGTDVWQMPKLRTDNPEVREHLISAAEHWTRELRIDGWRLDVGDDVDPGFWREFRKRIRAIDTDALIVGEVLHDATPFLRGDQMDSIMNYPWREACLAFFARRDISPAEFSDRLTSLQVRYRAQVWQALWNLLGSHDRPRILTMCGGDARRVALAAMFQFTCAGAPYVYYGDEVGIEGLDDPDCRRCMPWDEASWNTELLAHFRALAALRKRFTLLRRGRCITLIAGESALAYARWDSRTCMIVAMNNSDERAEIGLKALDESLGAATGSLAKWAGRPLQALYSYAGASLEKTDGEAWGGESGGQAQIALPAMSAILLRVV; encoded by the coding sequence ATGGATCTCCACTCAGTGATGCATTTGCCGCACGACCCCATGGCATACCCAATCGGGCAAGATGAAATAGAGTTGGTGCTCCGAGCAGGCCGCGGTGACCTCAGCCGCGTGACGCTTGCCTTCACGGATCGGTATTCACCACGTCGGCGCCCTGCGCGCATTAGCATGGCTATTCTCGGACACGACTCTCTGTTCGAGTATTGGACTGCCCGAATGAGATTGAAATACGGCCGTTTCCAGTACTACTTCATTCTAGATGACGGCAACAAGGCGGTTCACTATGGCGAGGGGGGATTCGCTCAGGAGGTCCCGAAGCATCAGCCCTGGGCATGGTGCTTCCACTATCCCTACGTCTGGTGGCATCCTGAGATTGACAATCCACCTGCCTGGGCTCGCGATGCAGTAGTCTATCAGATCTTCGTCGACAGGTTCGCAGATGGCGATCGGTCCAACAACCCCCCAGGCGCCGCGCCGTGGGGCGCCCGGCCCACCCCGCATTCGTTCGCCGGAGGCGACCTCTCTGGGATTCAGAGCAGGCTGCAGTACATCTCTTCCCTGGGAGTCTCATGCCTGTACCTGACTCCGGTATTTCTGGCGCCATCGAATCACAAGTACGATACCACCGACTACTTCGCCATCGACCCGGCGTTCGGTGATGAGAATGCGGCTTTCGACCTTGTTCGCGCATGCCACGAACGGGGAATCCGGGTGATGCTCGATGCAGTCTTCAACCACTGCGGTTGGGATTTCTTTGCCTTCAAGGACGTCCGGGAGAATGGTGAACGATCCCCATATGCGAGCTGGTTCAATATTCATGAGTTTCCGGTGAGATCAGGCCCCAAAGGCAACTACGAGACATTCGGAACCGATGTGTGGCAGATGCCGAAGCTGCGCACAGATAACCCGGAGGTGCGCGAGCATCTCATATCCGCCGCGGAGCACTGGACGAGGGAACTCCGGATCGACGGGTGGCGCCTGGACGTCGGAGATGATGTAGATCCAGGCTTCTGGCGGGAGTTCCGAAAACGCATCCGAGCCATCGACACAGATGCCCTGATCGTGGGGGAGGTCCTGCACGACGCAACGCCCTTCCTGCGCGGAGACCAGATGGATTCGATAATGAACTACCCCTGGCGCGAGGCGTGCCTGGCGTTCTTCGCCCGCCGCGACATCAGCCCCGCGGAGTTCTCAGACCGCCTGACATCACTGCAAGTTCGCTACAGGGCACAGGTATGGCAGGCGCTTTGGAACCTACTCGGTTCCCACGACAGGCCGCGGATACTGACCATGTGCGGAGGAGACGCCCGTCGAGTCGCGCTGGCCGCCATGTTCCAATTCACCTGTGCTGGGGCGCCATACGTGTATTACGGGGATGAAGTGGGAATCGAGGGCCTCGATGACCCTGATTGCAGAAGGTGCATGCCATGGGACGAGGCCTCGTGGAACACGGAACTGCTGGCCCACTTCCGCGCCCTGGCAGCGCTGCGCAAGAGGTTCACATTGCTCAGGCGCGGGCGGTGCATCACCCTGATCGCCGGGGAATCCGCGCTCGCCTACGCCAGGTGGGACTCGCGCACCTGCATGATCGTTGCCATGAACAACTCGGATGAGCGGGCTGAGATAGGATTGAAGGCTCTCGATGAATCGCTCGGGGCCGCAACCGGAAGCCTCGCAAAATGGGCTGGGCGACCGCTTCAAGCTTTGTACTCATATGCAGGAGCAAGCTTGGAGAAGACAGATGGCGAGGCCTGGGGCGGCGAATCCGGCGGTCAAGCGCAAATCGCCCTGCCTGCCATGAGTGCAATCCTGCTCAGGGTCGTGTGA